The proteins below come from a single Gossypium raimondii isolate GPD5lz chromosome 2, ASM2569854v1, whole genome shotgun sequence genomic window:
- the LOC105789006 gene encoding RING-H2 finger protein ATL63, with product MSATIESEQQTPNPPLSNLVSTISSYEGNVLLAAIISLLLVILFVLLLHLYAKWFLAHARQRSRSSSTLSHVFPHDRFRHFHAFSFDNNASASSPSKGLDPSLISSIPLFVFKLDEHSDNNNKKHGLHNLDCVVCLSPFEDNDVGRNLPKCGHGFHLECIDMWLHSHSNCPICRAPVLLTNDAESQVSSAETVGESLDSGRHHQIAAPIDDDDDDLSASSSIGCSLKRMLSRNRSESKVFPTSNGGDLQV from the coding sequence atgtcagCTACCATTGAGTCAGAACAGCAGACCCCAAACCCACCATTATCAAATCTCGTGAGCACCATTTCCTCCTACGAAGGCAACGTGCTGCTGGCTGCCATCATCTCATTGCTCCTCGTCATCCTCTTCGTCCTCCTCCTCCATCTCTACGCCAAGTGGTTCTTGGCTCATGCTCGCCAAAGGAGCCGATCTTCCTCCACTCTCTCTCACGTCTTCCCCCACGACCGGTTCCGCCATTTCCACGCCTTTTCCTTCGACAACAACGCCTCCGCCTCCTCCCCATCCAAGGGTCTCGATCCTTCCCTCATTTCCTCCATCCCCTTGTTCGTTTTCAAACTAGATGAACACAGCGACAACAACAACAAGAAGCATGGGTTACACAACTTAGACTGTGTCGTGTGTTTAAGTCCGTTCGAGGATAACGATGTTGGAAGGAACTTGCCCAAGTGCGGCCATGGTTTCCACCTTGAATGCATTGATATGTGGCTCCACTCTCACTCCAATTGCCCCATTTGTAGAGCGCCTGTGTTGTTGACCAATGATGCTGAATCTCAAGTCAGTTCAGCGGAGACTGTGGGGGAATCATTAGATTCTGGTCGTCATCATCAAATTGCGGCACCCATTGACGATGATGATGACGATCTTTCAGCTTCGTCTTCCATTGGTTGTTCTTTGAAGAGAATGTTGAGTAGGAACAGATCAGAGAGCAAAGTTTTTCCCACATCAAACGGCGGTGATCTTCAAGTTTGA
- the LOC105789009 gene encoding zinc transporter 6, chloroplastic isoform X1: protein MHTPTSISLTVGAIKAMSPCVTDAARTLGCRDSAAASHLKLVSLVVIFISSIVGISSPIFLARYFQGKPVYDKAILVIKCFAAGVILSTSLVHVLPEAFAALSDCHVASRHPWKDFPFAGLVTLLGALLALFVDLTASSHVEHGQSKPTGDYLPVVTQEGTTGKKVENDLPNEELVKLKQKLVSQVLEIGIIFHSVVIGATMGMSQNQCTIRPLVAALAFHQVFEGMGLGGCIAQAEFKTGTVAYMCFMFSATTPMGIVLGMVVFAVTGYGDSSPNALIMEGLLGSMSSGILIYMAMVDLIALDFFHNKLMSSQMWLKKASFIALVLGSTSMSILALWA, encoded by the exons ATGCATACTCCCACTTCCATTTCTCTTACAGTAGGAGCCATTAAAGCCATGTCTCCGTGCGTGACCGACGCCGCTCGAACCCTCGGCTGCCGTGACAGCGCCGCCGCGTCACACCTAAAGCTCGTCTCTCTTGTAGTAATCTTCATCTCCAGCATCGTCGGCATATCTTCCCCTATCTTCCTAGCTCGTTACTTCCAAGGCAAACCCGTTTACGACAAGGCGATTTTGGTAATCAAGTGCTTCGCCGCCGGCGTCATCCTCTCGACCTCCTTAGTTCACGTCCTCCCCGAAGCCTTCGCTGCTCTCTCCGATTGCCACGTCGCTTCCCGTCATCCGTGGAAGGATTTCCCTTTCGCTGGGCTGGTCACGTTACTCGGAGCCCTCCTGGCTCTTTTCGTCGACTTGACGGCGAGCTCTCACGTGGAGCACGGTCAGAGTAAGCCGACCGGAGATTATTTGCCGGTGGTAACACAGGAGGGGACGACCGGAAAGAAAGTGGAGAATGATTTGCCGAACGAGGAATTGGTGAAGCTTAAGCAGAAGCTGGTGTCGCAGGTATTGGAGATTGGGATAATTTTTCATTCAGTGGTCATCGGAGCGACGATGGGGATGTCGCAAAATCAGTGTACGATTAGACCGCTGGTTGCAGCGCTGGCTTTTCACCAAGTCTTTGAAGGCATGGGTCTTGGTGGCTGTATTGCTCAG gCGGAATTCAAAACGGGAACAGTGGCATACATGTGCTTTATGTTTTCAGCGACGACACCAATGGGAATAGTCTTGGGAATGGTAGTATTTGCAGTGACGGGGTACGGCGACAGCAGCCCTAATGCGTTGATAATGGAAGGGTTGTTAGGTTCTATGTCGTCGGGCATACTCATTTACATGGCGATGGTTGATCTCATTGCCCTCGATTTCTTCCACAACAAGCTCATGTCTTCCCAAATGTGGTTGAAGAAAGCTTCTTTCATTGCCCTAGTTCTTGGCTCTACCTCCATGTCTATCCTTGCACTTTGggcttaa
- the LOC105789009 gene encoding zinc transporter 6, chloroplastic isoform X2, which produces MHTPTSISLTVGAIKAMSPCVTDAARTLGCRDSAAASHLKLVSLVVIFISSIVGISSPIFLARYFQGKPVYDKAILVIKCFAAGVILSTSLVHVLPEAFAALSDCHVASRHPWKDFPFAGLVTLLGALLALFVDLTASSHVEHGQSKPTGDYLPVVTQEGTTGKKVENDLPNEELVKLKQKLVSQVLEIGIIFHSVVIGATMGMSQNQCTIRPLVAALAFHQVFEGMGLGGCIAQVTKKEGKNCGIQNGNSGIHVLYVFSDDTNGNSLGNGSICSDGVRRQQP; this is translated from the exons ATGCATACTCCCACTTCCATTTCTCTTACAGTAGGAGCCATTAAAGCCATGTCTCCGTGCGTGACCGACGCCGCTCGAACCCTCGGCTGCCGTGACAGCGCCGCCGCGTCACACCTAAAGCTCGTCTCTCTTGTAGTAATCTTCATCTCCAGCATCGTCGGCATATCTTCCCCTATCTTCCTAGCTCGTTACTTCCAAGGCAAACCCGTTTACGACAAGGCGATTTTGGTAATCAAGTGCTTCGCCGCCGGCGTCATCCTCTCGACCTCCTTAGTTCACGTCCTCCCCGAAGCCTTCGCTGCTCTCTCCGATTGCCACGTCGCTTCCCGTCATCCGTGGAAGGATTTCCCTTTCGCTGGGCTGGTCACGTTACTCGGAGCCCTCCTGGCTCTTTTCGTCGACTTGACGGCGAGCTCTCACGTGGAGCACGGTCAGAGTAAGCCGACCGGAGATTATTTGCCGGTGGTAACACAGGAGGGGACGACCGGAAAGAAAGTGGAGAATGATTTGCCGAACGAGGAATTGGTGAAGCTTAAGCAGAAGCTGGTGTCGCAGGTATTGGAGATTGGGATAATTTTTCATTCAGTGGTCATCGGAGCGACGATGGGGATGTCGCAAAATCAGTGTACGATTAGACCGCTGGTTGCAGCGCTGGCTTTTCACCAAGTCTTTGAAGGCATGGGTCTTGGTGGCTGTATTGCTCAGGTAAccaaaaaagagggaaaaaact gCGGAATTCAAAACGGGAACAGTGGCATACATGTGCTTTATGTTTTCAGCGACGACACCAATGGGAATAGTCTTGGGAATGGTAGTATTTGCAGTGACGGGGTACGGCGACAGCAGCCCTAA
- the LOC105789010 gene encoding probable N-acetyltransferase HLS1-like, with translation MGYGELNIRSYNPQKDRARVEDLERRCEVGPAERGFLFTDTLGDPICRIRNSPIYNMIVAELNNQLVGVIQGSIKLVTIHKPPKNLARVGYILGLRVAPLFRRRGIGSSLVVRLEEWFIASGVDYAYMATEKDNDASFKLFVEKLGYVKFRTPAILVNPVNCPMYRISSKYEFEKLKVEEAESLYRKFMSSMEFFPSDIGKILRNKLSLGTWVAYPRGESWGEILPSSWAMVSVWNSGEVFKLRLGNAPTSCLMYTKSSQLMGNLVPCFKWRGIPDFMHPFGFYFIYGVYREGPMSGKLVRTLCRLVHNMAAKCSDCKAVVTEVGGSDTLRRHIPHWRLLSCPEDMWCIKGLKNEERESFYELIKTPTTRTLFVDPREV, from the exons ATGGGATATGGGGAGCTAAACATACGAAGCTATAACCCCCAAAAGGATAGAGCTCGAGTTGAAGATCTCGAAAGAAGATGCGAGGTAGGTCCAGCTGAGAGAGGATTTCTCTTCACCGACACGTTGGGTGACCCCATTTGCCGAATCCGAAACAGCCCGATTTACAACATGATC GTAGCCGAGCTGAATAACCAGCTGGTTGGTGTCATCCAGGGATCTATAAAGCTCGTGACGATTCACAAACCACCCAAGAATCTTGCCAGGGTGGGATACATCTTGGGGTTAAGGGTTGCCCCGCTTTTTCGACGACGAGGGATCGGCTCTAGCCTGGTGGTCAGATTGGAAGAATGGTTCATTGCAAGTGGCGTCGATTATGCTTACATGGCCACGGAGAAAGACAACGATGCGTCCTTCAAGCTTTTCGTGGAGAAGCTCGGTTATGTCAAGTTTCGGACCCCGGCTATTCTCGTAAACCCCGTTAACTGTCCAATGTATCGGATATCGTCCAAGTACGAGTTCGAGAAGCTGAAGGTCGAAGAAGCCGAGTCTTTATATCGTAAATTCATGTCGTCGATGGAATTCTTCCCAAGCGATATCGGCAAGATATTGAGAAACAAGCTGAGCTTAGGGACATGGGTGGCTTATCCGAGAGGTGAATCATGGGGGGAAATTTTACCTAGTAGTTGGGCAATGGTTAGTGTGTGGAACAGTGGGGAGGTTTTCAAGTTGAGGCTAGGCAATGCACCAACATCATGTTTGATGTACACCAAGAGCTCACAGTTGATGGGGAACCTTGTTCCATGCTTTAAATGGCGAGGCATACCAGATTTTATGCACCCATTTGGGTTCTATTTCATATACGGGGTGTATCGTGAAGGTCCAATGTCGGGCAAGCTGGTGCGGACCCTGTGCCGACTGGTGCATAACATGGCTGCAAAGTGTAGTGATTGTAAGGCTGTTGTGACGGAAGTTGGAGGTAGCGATACATTGAGACGTCACATCCCTCATTGGAGATTATTGTCGTGCCCTGAAGATATGTGGTGTATAAAAGGGttgaaaaatgaagaaaggGAAAGCTTCTATGAGTTGATAAAAACCCCAACAACAAGAACTCTTTTTGTTGACCCCAGAGAGGtatga